Proteins encoded in a region of the Pelmatolapia mariae isolate MD_Pm_ZW linkage group LG6, Pm_UMD_F_2, whole genome shotgun sequence genome:
- the nt5c2b gene encoding cytosolic purine 5'-nucleotidase codes for MTTSWSDRLQNYADLPANMDGLTMKKYRREPYHRIFVNRSLAMEKIKCFGFDMDYTLAVYKSPEYESLGFELTVERLVSIGYPQELLSFVYDPSFPTRGLVFDTMYGNLLKVDAYGNILVCVHGFNFLRGPEIRERYPNKFIQRDDTERFYILNTLFNLPETYLFACLVDFFTNCDRYDSCETGFKDGDLFMSFKSMFQDVRDAVDWVHFKGTLKEKTVENLEKYVVKDGKLPLLLSRMNEVSKVFLATNSDYKYTDKIMTYLFDFPHGPKPGTPHRPWQSYFDLILVDARKPLFFAEGTVLRQVDTTTGRLKIGTYTGPLQHGIVYSGGSSDIVCDLLGAKGKDIVYIGDHIFGDILKSKKRQGWRTFLVIPELAQELHVWTDKSSLFEELQGLDVFLAELYKHLDSSSNERPDISTIQRRIKKVTHDMDMCYGMMGSLFRSGSRQTLFASQVMRYADLYAASFINLLYYPFSYLFRASHILMPHESTVEHTHVDIDTESPLATRNRTHCSDCKELECKRNQLTRSFSEIKPPNLFPQTPQEITHCHDEDDDEEEEEEEE; via the exons ATGACCACTTCATGGAGTGACAGACTGCAGAACTATGCAGACTTGCCTGCCAACATGGACGGCCTTACAATGAAGAAGTACAGGAGGGAGCCCTACCACAG AATCTTTGTCAACAGAAGCTTGGCAATGGAGAAGATTAAGTGCTTTGGCTTTGATATGGATTACACTTTAGCAG TGTATAAGTCACCTGAATATGAATCATTAGGCTTTGAGCTGACAGTGGAACGCCTAGTGTCCATCGGTTATCCTCAGGAGCTCCTGAGCTTCGTCTATGACCCATCATTTCCCACCAG AGGCCTTGTGTTTGATACCATGTATGGAAACTTGTTGAAGGTTGATGCTTACGGTAATATCCTGGTCTGTGTCCATGGATTCAACTTCCTGCGAGG CCCAGAGATCCGTGAACGGTACCCCAACAAGTTTATCCAGAGAGATGATACAGAGCGTTTCTATATCCTCAACACCCTCTTCAATCTGCCAG AGACCTACCTTTTTGCTTGCCTTGTGGATTTCTTCACCAACTGTGATAGATATGACAG CTGTGAAACTGGCTTCAAAGATGGCGACCTCTTCATGTCGTTTAAAAGCATGTTCCAGGATGTCCGGGATGCTGTTGACTGGGTCCATTTCAAG GGTACGCTGAAGGAGAAGACTGTGGAGAACTTGGAGAAGTATGTAGTGAAAGAT GGaaagctgcctcttcttctcagCCGAATGAATGAAGTATCCAAGGTTTTCTTGGCAACCAACAGTGACTACAAATACACtgat AAAATCATGACCTATTTGTTCGACTTCCCTCATGGCCCAAAg CCTGGCACCCCGCACCGGCCCTGGCAGTCCTACTTTGATCTGATCCTGGTGGATGCCAGGAAACCGCTGTTCTTCGCAGAGGGTACAGTGCTCAGACAAGTGGACACA aCAACAGGACGTCTAAAGATAGGAACCTACACAGGACCACTGCAACATGGGATCGTCTACTCTGGAG GCTCTTCAGATATTGTGTGTGACTTGCTGGGGGCCAAGGGAAAGGACATAGTATACATCGGGGACCATATTTTTGGAGATATCCTCAAATCCAAGAAACGTCAAGGCTGGAGAACATTCCTGGTTATACCTGAGCTGGCCCAGGAGCTTCACGTGTGGACCGACAAGAGCT CATTATTCGAGGAACTCCAGGGCCTGGATGTTTTCTTGGCGGAACTCTACAA GCATCTGGATAGCAGCAGTAATGAAAGGCCAGATATCAGCACTATCCAGAGGAGAATCAAG AAAGTGACACATGACATGGACATGTGCTATGGCATGATGGGTAGCCTGTTCCGCAGTGGCTCCAGACAGACTCTCTTTGCCTCACAAGTGATGCGTTACGCCGACCTGTATGCAGCCTCCTTCATTAACCTGCTGTATTACCCCTTCAGCTACCTCTTCAGAGCGTCACACATACTA ATGCCCCATGAGTCAACAGTTGAACACACCCACGTGGACATCGACACAGAGTCCCCGTTGGCTACCCGCAACCGCACCCACTGCAGCGACTGCAAAGAGCTAGAGTGCAAGCGCAACCAGCTGACCCGCTCATTCAGCGAGATCAAGCCACCCAACCTGTTCCCTCAGACTCCCCAGGAGATCACTCACTGTCacgatgaggatgatgatgaggaggaggaagaagaagaagagtaa